AGAAAAGGGATCGGTTATGTACCGGCTGAACGACACATCTTTCCCGGAGTGACCGTGGAAGAGAACCTCATATTGGGGGCAAAACCTTCAGAAGACACCGACGCCTGGAACATGGAGAAGATTTACACCCATTTTCCCGTGTTGAGGGCAAGAAACCGGCAGGACGGATCGACCCTCAGCGGCGGAGAACAGCAGATGCTGGCCATCGGCCGGGCATTGATGGGGAATCCGATCATCATGCTCCTGGATGAGCCGTCCCAGGGGCTTGCACCGCTCCTGGTGTTCGAGGTCATCCAGCCCATACTCCTTTTCTGCATCCAGTCGGGGCTGACCGTCCTGCTGGTGGAACAAAACTACCGGATGGCCCTGAAGGTGGCGTCCCGGCATTATCTCATGGGCGTCAAGGGGAAGGTCGGGCAAATTGCCACGTCTGAAGAACTGATGGCCGACAGCGAGATCATCAAGAGACATCTGGCAGTCTGAGAGAACGCGGAACTCGGAGCTCGGAACGCGGAAGAGGTGAGGGGAAAGGCATTAGGCGCAAGGAGTTGAAAGCTCAAAGCTGAAAGCAAAGGGGGAAGAAGTCACCCCCATCGCGGGAGAGTGGGTAACCCAACAAGCCCAATAAACTCAATAAACCCGCAACCCGCAACGGGTAACCGGTAATCCCGCTGAAGACGGGATCTTCGACCAGCAACCAGAGCCAAAATTTACACGAGGAGACGCGATGATATCCAATTTTTCGACGGCGCAGAAGGTCTGCGAGATCGGCGGCGTCAAGTTCGGCGGCCAGCCAGGCGAGTATCCCACCGTGGTCTGTTCATCGATCTTTCAGAAAGGCGACAAGGTCTTTGACGGGAAACGGAAAGAGGGATTTGACGAGAAGCGGGCGGAGGAGCTGCTTCGGACCCAGGACAGGATGTCCATGGAAACCGGGGTTTCCGGGATGGCCGACGTGGTGGCCAATACGGGAAAGGAGTTCGAATCATATATCGATTTCGTGACCTCGGTGAGCGATATGCCCTTTTGCATCGATGCGTGGCAGATGAAACCCAAACTGGCGGGTGCGGCCTATTGTGCGGACAAGGGTCTCCTGGACCGCATGTTCTATAACAGCATCACGGTGTGGGAAGAGGATTTGGAGACGGAGATCCGTGAAATCGCCCGGATCGGGGTCAAGCACGTCCTTCTGGTTGCCTTTGACATGGCGGACCAGATGCCTTCCGGAAGAATTGCCGGAACCCAGAAGCTTTTGGACGCCATGGAAAAGGTGGGCGCCCGGTTTGAGAGCATCTTTGTGGACACCTCGGTAATGAACGGGCCTGCCACCGCCTTCTGCGGTATCGCCAACCGGATGATCAAGGAGAAATGGGGGTTCCCCACGGCCAGCGCCCCGTCCAACGGGTCCTACATGTGGAAACAGGCCCGGGAACTCTGGGGATTCAAGGGGTGGTCGGCTGCGGATGCAGGCCTGGAGTCTCTGGCCGCCTTCATGTACCATGACATGATATTCTCCGGTCCCATGGCAGGGGCATCCCGGATCTTTCCCGCCGTGGCCATGGCAGATGCCTTTGCCGCCACGGCCGCCTTTGCGGAAACCAGAAGACTTCCAGGGCTTCAAACCCATCCTCTCAATAAGCTCTTTCCCGATTTTGTCGGGCAGCTCAAGGGGATGTGATCGGGCTGACAACAGATGGACGACACGGGTTGAGAGAAAATTGATTAACTTCCAGACACACAAGGAGTAACCGTTTATGACGACAATGACCCCGAGGGAACGTGTAAAGGCCTTTTTTAAAAGAGAACCGTTGGATCAGGCGCCCGTTTTCAGCGGTATGGGCACGGTGACGATTCAGGCAATCGACAAGATGGGGATCCGGTTTGCCCAGGTGCATGGGTCAGCGGAATATTTGGCAGGCTCGGCCATTGCCAGCGCCGAGATGTTCGGATTCGACGGGATCGTCGTTCCCTATGATATGTGTACCGTCCCCGAGGCCCTGGGAAGGGGGGCCAGTCTGTATGAAAATGCTGAGGGCATTCTTTATCCCACTGTCCCCTCCAAGTGGGCCACGCTGGACGATGTGGACCTCCCCGGCGATTACCAATCGATTTTTGATAAGGGACGCATGCCGGTGGTGGACGAGGCCATCAGGATCGCCAAGGCCCACGACGGGGGCAAGCTGGCAATCGGGGGGTGGGTGCTGGGGCCGTTCACCATGGCCGGACAGCTGATTGAGCTGGATGTCCTCCTTAAAGGGCTCCGCAAGGACAAGGATCGGGTGGAGGCCTTTTTGGCCAGGATGACCGACCTGGTGATTGCCGTGGCGCAGCATTATCAGGGATTGGGCGTGGATTACATGAACATCCGCGAGATGGGATCGGGCACGGATCTCATCTCCCCGCGCATGTGGAAGACCCTCATCAAACCGAATCTGGAGAAGGTTTTTTCCGCCCTCGAATCTCCCAAAATCAATCACATCTGCGGCTCCACCGACCTGATCATCGAGATGATGAACGACTGCGGTGCGGATGCCGTGAGTGTGGATCAGAAAAACAATGTGGTGGAATCGCGTCAAAAACTGGGTCCCGGCGCCATGATCCTGGGCAATTTCGATCCCTACGGGACCCTGGTCCAGATGGATGCGGCGGACGTGGCCGGGGTCATCAAGAAATGCGTGGATGACGGTGTGGATGCGGTCTGGCCGGGTTGCGATATCTGGCCCGATGTCAAGAAGGAAAACGTGGAGGCCTATGTGAAGGCCGTCCGGGAATACGGCAGGAAATAAAGCGCGAGGGAAAGGCGAGTTGAGGAAGTCAGGAATTGAGGAATTGAGGGATTCAGGGATTCAGGAATTTAGTACCTTATTTTCAATAACCCTGTAACAAAAAACAAGAAAATCTGTTTGTATCTCAGTACGCCTTATTCTATAGACTCACACGGAGCCACAAAGAACACAGAGAAAAGGGCATGTTTCCATTTCTTTTAAAAAAAAATCCTTTGTGTGCTTTGTGTCTCTGTGTGAGTCCCGCCTGGGCGGGATTGGTTGCAGGTATCCGCTTCAGGTCACTTTTAGGTATTCAATTTTTGGCACAGCGGAGGGAACGCGATTATGGCAGATGAAAAAGTCAGGGAAGAACTGTTAAAGGAGCTTCACGAAGGCGTGGTGGAGTTTGATGAAGACAGGGTGCAGGAGGCCGCACAGCGGGTGCTGAATGAAGGGGTGAACGCCTACGATGCGGTGATGAACGGCCTGGCCGCGGGCATGCAGGAGGTGGGCGAGCTCTATGATCAGCAGGAGTACTTTGTGCCTGAACTCCTCATGTGCGCCGATGCCCTGTATGTGGGGCTGGACATTCTCAAGCCCCATATCACCCTGGAAGATCTGGGAGACAAGCCCAAGGGCCAGGTGGTGATCGGAACGGTCCAGGGGGATGTGCATGACATCGGAAAGAATATCATCAAGATGATGTTCGAGGTGGCCGGGTTTACGGTCCACGACCTGGGCCGGGATGTGCCCCTTGAGAAATTCGTGGAGGAGCAGCTCCGCACCGACTCGGAGATCGTTGCCCTGTCGGCCATGATGACCACCACCATGATGGGGATGGAAAAGGTCATCAAGATGATCAAGGAAAAGAATCCCAATGTGGCCATCATGCTGGGCGGTGCGCCGGTCACCAGTGATACGGCCGACCTGTTCGGGGCCGATGGATACGCGGACAGCGCCGGGAATGCAGTGCAGGAGGCCATCAAGATGATCGGCCGGCTGAGGGAAATGCAGGCAAAGTAAATTGAATAGTGAATAGTGATCATTGAATATTTGCTGTTGAGTTGCACGGAAATCCAACAGGGAGCCGAGGAGTCTGTTAAATGGGCGAAAGCGGTAAGGTGAAGGTTATTTTCCAGCCGTCGGGGAGACGGGGAGAGGTTGACAAGGGGATCAACATTATCGAGGCGTCGCGGCGTCTCGGGGTGGATATCGAGACCCTGTGCGGTGAAAAGAGGGTCTGCGGCAAGTGCAAGGTCCGGATCGAAAAGGGGGCATTCGAAAAGTTCGGGGTGGTATCGGATCCCGGTCATGTGAGCGCATGGCAACAGGAAGAGGCGAAATTCATCACCCCTGAGCAGCGGGAATCGGGCTACCGCCTCGGGTGTGTGGCGGAGATTCAGGACGATATCCTGGTCTTTGTGCCCGAGGAATCGAGGGCCGGCAAACAGGTGGTGAGCAAGGCGGCCCGGGATATCGACATTAAATGGAATCCTGCGGTCAAACTCCATACGGTGACCATGACGCCGCCCACCTTTGAGGATCCCCTGGGGGATTTCGAGCGGATGACCCAGGCCCTGGAAAAAGAATATGGCCTCAAAGATCTCGACATCGACTGGTTCACCCTGCAGGACCTTCCCAATGCCATCCGTAAAGGCGGATGGACCATCACCGCCGCCGTCTGGATGGACAAAGAGATCATCAAGGTGTGGCCGGGGAGGGTGGAGGACTATTACGGTCTGGCCATCGATATGGGGACCACCACGGTGGCCGCCTATTTTTGCAATATGAGGACCATGGAGGTGCTGGATACGGTCTCCATGATGAACCCCCAGTGCAAGTACGGTGAAGACGTGATGTCGCGGATCACCTACCACATGCAGACCCCGGGCGGCCTGGAAAAAATGAGCGACGACATGATCGAGGGGCTCAACGAACTGGTGAAGAAGGCCTGCGACGCGACACACCCCCCTAAGACAAAACAGAAGGATGAAAATGGAAAAAGCATACGGGATGAAAACGGGGAATTCGTGATTGTGGAGAGTCCGGAAAAAGGGAAGCCGTATCCGCGGCTTGAGCCGTCCGACATCGTGGACCTGACCCTGGGCGGGAACACGGCCATGCACCACATCCTCCTCAAGCTGGACCCCCAGTATGTGGGACTGGCGCCGTTTCCGCCCGTGATTCACCGGAGCCTGGATATCCGGGCCCGCGACCTCGGGATCGGAATCAACCGATCGTCCCGGGTGTTCGTCATGCCCAATGAGGCCGGATTCGTGGGGGCGGACAATGTATGTGTACTGGTGTGCGAGAAACCCCACCGGAGCGAAACCCTTCAGCTCATCATCGACATCGGCACCAACGGCGAACTGGTGTTGGGAAACAAAGACAAGCTCATATCCTCCTCCTGCGCCACAGGGCCGGCCCTGGAAGGGGCCCAGCTGGCCTTCGGGATGCGGGCCGCGCCCGGGGCCATCGAACGGATCACCATCGATCCGGAGACCCACGAGGTGGACTACAAGGTCATCGGCCGCGAGGCGTGGCTCAAATACTCCAAGCCGGAGGAGATGCGGACCAAGGGGATCTGCGGGTCCGGGATCCTGGATGTCTTGGCCGAACTCTACCGGTCGGGCGTGGTGGAGAAGAGCGGGCGGTTCTCCAAGAATCAGAAATCCAACCGCTTCCGCACAAACCCGGACAACCCGAGACAGAAGGAGTTCGTCATCGCCTGGGCCGATGAGACCTCCATCGACAAAGACGTGGTGATCACCCAGAAAGACATCCGTCAGATCCAGCTGGCCAAAGGGGCGCTTTACACCGGGTGCAAGCTCATGATGCGGCGGATGGGGATCGATAAGGTGGATACCATCAAGATCGCCGGGGCATTCGGCACCCACGTGGCCAGGGAAAAGGCCCTGATCATGGGTCTGTTCCCGGATTG
This is a stretch of genomic DNA from Deltaproteobacteria bacterium. It encodes these proteins:
- a CDS encoding ABC transporter ATP-binding protein, whose product is MLQIEDLHAYYGRSHIIQGLSMDVERLEAVSILGKNGVGKTTTLRSIMGLTPPRKGTIRINGEDTTRLPTHKVVRKGIGYVPAERHIFPGVTVEENLILGAKPSEDTDAWNMEKIYTHFPVLRARNRQDGSTLSGGEQQMLAIGRALMGNPIIMLLDEPSQGLAPLLVFEVIQPILLFCIQSGLTVLLVEQNYRMALKVASRHYLMGVKGKVGQIATSEELMADSEIIKRHLAV
- a CDS encoding tetrahydromethanopterin S-methyltransferase gives rise to the protein MISNFSTAQKVCEIGGVKFGGQPGEYPTVVCSSIFQKGDKVFDGKRKEGFDEKRAEELLRTQDRMSMETGVSGMADVVANTGKEFESYIDFVTSVSDMPFCIDAWQMKPKLAGAAYCADKGLLDRMFYNSITVWEEDLETEIREIARIGVKHVLLVAFDMADQMPSGRIAGTQKLLDAMEKVGARFESIFVDTSVMNGPATAFCGIANRMIKEKWGFPTASAPSNGSYMWKQARELWGFKGWSAADAGLESLAAFMYHDMIFSGPMAGASRIFPAVAMADAFAATAAFAETRRLPGLQTHPLNKLFPDFVGQLKGM
- a CDS encoding methyltransferase, which encodes MTTMTPRERVKAFFKREPLDQAPVFSGMGTVTIQAIDKMGIRFAQVHGSAEYLAGSAIASAEMFGFDGIVVPYDMCTVPEALGRGASLYENAEGILYPTVPSKWATLDDVDLPGDYQSIFDKGRMPVVDEAIRIAKAHDGGKLAIGGWVLGPFTMAGQLIELDVLLKGLRKDKDRVEAFLARMTDLVIAVAQHYQGLGVDYMNIREMGSGTDLISPRMWKTLIKPNLEKVFSALESPKINHICGSTDLIIEMMNDCGADAVSVDQKNNVVESRQKLGPGAMILGNFDPYGTLVQMDAADVAGVIKKCVDDGVDAVWPGCDIWPDVKKENVEAYVKAVREYGRK
- a CDS encoding cobalamin-dependent protein (Presence of a B(12) (cobalamin)-binding domain implies dependence on cobalamin itself, in one of its several forms, or in some unusual lineages, dependence on a cobalamin-like analog.) is translated as MADEKVREELLKELHEGVVEFDEDRVQEAAQRVLNEGVNAYDAVMNGLAAGMQEVGELYDQQEYFVPELLMCADALYVGLDILKPHITLEDLGDKPKGQVVIGTVQGDVHDIGKNIIKMMFEVAGFTVHDLGRDVPLEKFVEEQLRTDSEIVALSAMMTTTMMGMEKVIKMIKEKNPNVAIMLGGAPVTSDTADLFGADGYADSAGNAVQEAIKMIGRLREMQAK
- a CDS encoding ASKHA domain-containing protein: MGESGKVKVIFQPSGRRGEVDKGINIIEASRRLGVDIETLCGEKRVCGKCKVRIEKGAFEKFGVVSDPGHVSAWQQEEAKFITPEQRESGYRLGCVAEIQDDILVFVPEESRAGKQVVSKAARDIDIKWNPAVKLHTVTMTPPTFEDPLGDFERMTQALEKEYGLKDLDIDWFTLQDLPNAIRKGGWTITAAVWMDKEIIKVWPGRVEDYYGLAIDMGTTTVAAYFCNMRTMEVLDTVSMMNPQCKYGEDVMSRITYHMQTPGGLEKMSDDMIEGLNELVKKACDATHPPKTKQKDENGKSIRDENGEFVIVESPEKGKPYPRLEPSDIVDLTLGGNTAMHHILLKLDPQYVGLAPFPPVIHRSLDIRARDLGIGINRSSRVFVMPNEAGFVGADNVCVLVCEKPHRSETLQLIIDIGTNGELVLGNKDKLISSSCATGPALEGAQLAFGMRAAPGAIERITIDPETHEVDYKVIGREAWLKYSKPEEMRTKGICGSGILDVLAELYRSGVVEKSGRFSKNQKSNRFRTNPDNPRQKEFVIAWADETSIDKDVVITQKDIRQIQLAKGALYTGCKLMMRRMGIDKVDTIKIAGAFGTHVAREKALIMGLFPDCEIEKILSVGNAAGDGARVVLLDRDMREDANWISRHVEYIELTVEPDFEKQFMESMQIPHMTDQFPHLEGLVPEEILHQK